In Leptospira brenneri, a single genomic region encodes these proteins:
- a CDS encoding MarR family winged helix-turn-helix transcriptional regulator, whose translation MPDSFDLENSYAYLIYRTVRSLRRQFMRLASANGLDLFPEQWFVLVRLIKQPGCSQSDLGRDFDDRPSMARALRNMEEKGWIKIQSDPEDGRKHQVYPTKKGSEIYQVMVSAVIEERKRMFKKLSAHDFKTFKRIIDQIYEESMG comes from the coding sequence ATGCCCGATTCTTTTGACCTGGAAAATTCTTATGCGTATTTGATTTACCGAACGGTTCGGTCTTTAAGACGTCAGTTTATGAGGTTGGCATCAGCGAATGGATTGGATCTATTTCCAGAGCAGTGGTTTGTTCTCGTTCGTTTGATCAAACAACCCGGTTGTAGTCAATCGGATTTGGGTCGAGATTTTGATGATAGACCTTCCATGGCCCGGGCCCTTAGAAATATGGAAGAAAAAGGTTGGATCAAAATTCAATCGGATCCAGAGGATGGAAGGAAACATCAAGTGTATCCTACAAAGAAAGGTTCCGAGATCTATCAAGTGATGGTTTCGGCCGTAATAGAGGAACGAAAAAGAATGTTTAAAAAGCTTTCCGCTCACGATTTTAAAACATTCAAGAGGATCATCGATCAAATTTATGAAGAGTCGATGGGTTGA
- a CDS encoding OmpA family protein, which produces MVFQKENFKNSIILILLIGFLTVSCNSLGIPLEKKRHLPISPTNGCEMKSEERTYRVLFLLPIYTHVLDSDSSHADQFVLESKSYAKPWDIVVTTLGFLLSFNSSTEIKVYCPKSVVLESIKREPISDTSSSKLAYWRSEGQTSPIQMVSFIPDDYKITEESKSKLVSLSRDILKSEESFKVVLVGKSQTTGDLAYQVRLVKRRFDEVKQVFSKEAIDENRIRTFISDRETSGSIKELVGDTPSTIQIYLIKE; this is translated from the coding sequence ATGGTTTTTCAAAAAGAAAATTTTAAAAATAGTATCATTCTTATTCTTCTGATTGGTTTTTTGACCGTGTCTTGTAATTCTTTAGGAATTCCTTTAGAAAAGAAACGTCACCTACCCATAAGTCCGACAAATGGCTGTGAGATGAAATCAGAAGAACGGACTTACCGTGTACTCTTCTTGTTACCAATTTATACTCATGTTTTAGATTCTGATTCCAGTCATGCTGACCAGTTTGTATTGGAATCTAAATCTTATGCAAAACCTTGGGATATTGTTGTGACCACTTTAGGTTTCCTATTATCCTTTAATTCTTCTACTGAAATTAAAGTTTATTGTCCTAAGTCGGTAGTTTTGGAGTCCATCAAAAGAGAGCCAATTTCAGACACATCTTCTTCTAAGTTAGCTTATTGGAGATCGGAAGGGCAAACAAGTCCAATCCAAATGGTTTCGTTTATTCCTGATGATTATAAAATTACAGAGGAATCTAAGTCAAAACTCGTCTCATTGTCTCGAGACATTTTAAAATCGGAAGAATCTTTTAAAGTTGTGTTGGTTGGTAAATCGCAAACTACCGGTGATTTGGCCTACCAGGTTCGTCTAGTAAAACGACGTTTTGATGAAGTCAAACAGGTATTCAGTAAAGAAGCAATCGATGAAAATCGAATTCGTACATTTATATCTGATCGCGAAACCAGCGGAAGTATCAAAGAATTAGTTGGGGACACCCCATCAACAATTCAAATCTATCTAATAAAAGAGTGA
- the rnk gene encoding nucleoside diphosphate kinase regulator, whose translation MNTKNKIYMTHFDYNRLKSLVLDYKKRNIINNNIKDLLGEIERAQKVDSHLIPPNYVTMNSVIELKNLEELEFQEFRLVFPEEANTDENKISVLAPIGTAVLGYKTGDVIQWKIPGGENQFQITNIKYQPEANGDYHL comes from the coding sequence ATGAATACTAAAAACAAAATATATATGACTCATTTTGACTATAATCGATTAAAATCATTGGTTTTAGACTACAAAAAGAGAAATATCATAAATAATAACATCAAAGACTTATTAGGTGAAATAGAAAGAGCTCAAAAAGTGGATTCCCACCTAATTCCACCTAACTATGTTACAATGAATTCCGTGATTGAACTAAAAAATCTTGAAGAATTAGAGTTTCAAGAATTTCGTTTGGTATTTCCGGAAGAAGCCAATACTGACGAAAACAAAATTTCCGTGCTGGCACCTATCGGAACGGCAGTTTTAGGTTATAAAACTGGAGATGTCATCCAATGGAAAATTCCTGGTGGCGAAAACCAATTTCAAATTACAAACATCAAATACCAGCCAGAAGCAAACGGAGATTACCACCTATGA
- a CDS encoding efflux RND transporter permease subunit, translating to MNLAKLSIQRPVFIACTVILIVVVGLVSFSKLGVENFPDMSIPMISVNATYPGAAPSEIETLVAKPIEDELSTISGLKKVRSICNEGSVVIVAEFTSDTVIREAEQQVRDKVSFAKKKLPAEVEEPIIKRLDPADQPILSISLQSELEDNEFYDFASETIKQRLISVSNVGSVDIVGGRKKEIWVELDRNKLKSRNISASQVSQKVAAGGANIPAGKVRGENSDLSFRTINEYRSFDEIRNVPINFLNNEIPIQLSDVGRVVVGSEDVTSLAYWNGKPALFLLVYKQSGSNSVEVAESVKKRIDVLKKEFPNVKFDYYNDSSKVVKDNVWDVEESIYIGIALTVIVVLFFLGSVRSTLITGLALPTSLLGSFILMGLAGFTINQMTLLALSLAVGLLIDDAIVVRENIHRHKEMGKDSKQAALEGTKEVTLAVLATTFAILAVFGPIAFIDGVIGQILRPFGLTVCFALLISLYDALTIAPMMSAYFGGEHHPKEPGKIEKFLSVPLHAFDKFQEKLTNVYVKSLEISTKHPLFVVSVAVFIFVSSIFVSKTLKSEFIPTQDLGQFTVTFELPPGSSVEATKRLNEEVNQLIRSKKEVQLTAGYIKQNKIDIYVELVPAKQRKVNTPQFKEYIRKELSPYVYAKPIVKNFDAIGGGQRSFSFVITGNEAEELETYSKLVFEKIKKIPDLTDPDISLREGAPEFKILPKGDQIVKLGVNPQALGRELRTNVEGDTPAVFREKSFEYDIRVRMLEDQRNIQKNFHEVFVPNINGYMVPLSYVSSGISTTGPATIQRQNRNRSVEISADTDPNGRGSGYVMSELQRILKEDLPLPDGIKISYSGQTENLESTGKNMAIALGLGVVFIYLVLASLYESFIIPISILVVIPLAMTGAFYGLFLTGKSMDIFANIGMILLFGLATKNSILLIDFAKDLQNTGVDTRTALIEAGRARLRPILMTSIALIAGMLPVAIGLNEASKQRTSMGITVIGGLISSTILTLYVIPAVYQYITRLIESFSKKKK from the coding sequence ATGAATTTAGCAAAATTATCAATACAAAGACCGGTATTTATCGCCTGTACGGTGATATTGATTGTGGTGGTGGGGCTTGTTAGTTTTAGCAAACTCGGCGTGGAAAACTTTCCAGACATGAGTATTCCTATGATCTCTGTCAACGCAACTTACCCTGGTGCAGCTCCGAGTGAAATCGAAACATTGGTAGCAAAACCAATCGAAGATGAACTATCTACCATTTCGGGATTAAAAAAAGTAAGATCTATCTGTAACGAAGGTTCGGTTGTGATCGTTGCAGAGTTTACATCTGATACAGTGATTCGAGAAGCGGAACAACAGGTAAGAGATAAGGTCTCCTTTGCTAAGAAAAAACTTCCTGCAGAAGTTGAAGAGCCTATTATCAAACGATTGGATCCTGCGGACCAACCAATCTTAAGTATTTCTCTTCAGTCAGAATTAGAAGACAATGAATTTTATGATTTTGCCTCTGAGACAATTAAACAAAGGTTAATTTCTGTTTCGAATGTTGGTTCTGTAGATATCGTTGGAGGTCGGAAAAAAGAGATTTGGGTGGAGTTGGATCGAAACAAATTAAAATCGAGAAATATTTCGGCTTCACAGGTCTCACAAAAAGTTGCCGCAGGTGGTGCTAATATTCCTGCCGGGAAAGTTCGAGGAGAAAACTCTGATTTATCATTTCGGACCATCAACGAATACCGTAGTTTTGATGAAATACGCAACGTTCCCATCAACTTCTTAAATAATGAGATTCCGATCCAGTTATCAGATGTGGGAAGAGTCGTTGTTGGTTCGGAGGATGTAACCTCCCTTGCTTATTGGAATGGGAAACCAGCGTTATTTTTACTCGTATACAAACAATCAGGATCTAACTCGGTTGAGGTGGCAGAATCTGTAAAAAAACGAATCGATGTTCTTAAAAAAGAATTTCCGAATGTAAAATTTGATTATTATAACGATTCTTCTAAGGTTGTTAAGGATAATGTTTGGGATGTGGAAGAATCCATTTACATTGGGATCGCACTGACGGTCATTGTTGTTCTGTTTTTCTTAGGCAGTGTTCGTTCTACTTTAATTACGGGACTCGCTTTACCTACTTCTTTACTTGGTTCCTTCATTCTTATGGGGCTTGCTGGGTTTACCATCAACCAAATGACTCTACTTGCTTTGTCTCTAGCTGTTGGTCTTCTCATTGATGATGCGATTGTTGTGAGAGAAAACATTCATAGACACAAAGAAATGGGTAAGGATAGCAAACAAGCCGCTCTCGAGGGAACGAAGGAAGTAACACTTGCGGTTCTTGCCACCACGTTTGCGATCCTTGCGGTATTTGGTCCGATTGCATTTATTGATGGTGTGATTGGTCAGATTTTGCGACCTTTTGGACTCACTGTATGTTTTGCATTATTGATTTCTTTGTATGATGCATTAACCATTGCACCAATGATGTCTGCTTATTTTGGTGGAGAACACCATCCGAAAGAACCAGGGAAGATAGAAAAGTTCTTATCTGTTCCATTACATGCTTTTGATAAATTTCAAGAAAAACTAACAAATGTATATGTGAAGTCTTTGGAGATTTCAACAAAACATCCACTCTTTGTTGTATCTGTGGCGGTGTTTATATTTGTAAGTAGTATCTTTGTTTCAAAAACATTGAAATCGGAGTTTATTCCAACACAAGATTTAGGTCAATTTACAGTTACTTTTGAGTTGCCACCGGGTTCGAGTGTGGAAGCTACCAAAAGGCTCAATGAAGAGGTAAATCAGTTGATTCGATCTAAAAAAGAAGTCCAACTGACTGCAGGTTATATCAAACAAAATAAAATAGACATCTATGTGGAACTGGTTCCTGCAAAACAAAGAAAAGTGAATACCCCTCAATTCAAAGAGTATATTCGAAAGGAATTATCCCCTTATGTGTATGCAAAACCAATCGTAAAAAACTTTGATGCGATTGGTGGTGGGCAAAGATCTTTTTCTTTTGTCATTACAGGAAATGAAGCAGAAGAACTCGAAACTTATAGCAAACTAGTCTTCGAAAAAATTAAAAAAATTCCTGACTTAACGGATCCGGATATCAGTTTGCGTGAAGGAGCTCCGGAATTTAAAATTCTTCCGAAGGGTGATCAAATTGTAAAACTTGGAGTCAACCCTCAAGCCTTAGGGAGAGAACTTCGAACCAATGTGGAAGGGGATACACCTGCCGTTTTCAGAGAGAAAAGTTTTGAATATGACATTCGAGTGAGGATGTTAGAGGATCAACGAAACATTCAAAAGAATTTTCATGAGGTGTTTGTCCCAAATATCAACGGTTATATGGTTCCACTTTCCTATGTATCCTCTGGTATTTCCACAACAGGCCCTGCCACCATTCAAAGACAGAATCGAAATCGTTCTGTTGAGATTTCTGCCGATACAGATCCGAATGGAAGGGGATCCGGGTATGTTATGAGCGAATTACAAAGGATATTAAAGGAAGACCTTCCTTTACCTGATGGAATCAAAATATCTTATAGTGGGCAAACGGAAAATTTAGAATCCACTGGTAAAAACATGGCCATCGCTTTAGGGTTAGGGGTTGTGTTTATTTATCTGGTTCTTGCTTCTCTTTATGAGAGTTTTATCATTCCCATCTCCATTTTAGTAGTCATTCCACTGGCAATGACAGGAGCATTTTACGGTTTGTTTTTAACCGGAAAATCCATGGATATATTCGCTAATATTGGAATGATCTTACTTTTCGGATTGGCCACAAAAAACTCGATTCTTCTCATTGATTTTGCAAAAGACCTACAAAATACTGGAGTAGATACTCGGACTGCTTTGATTGAGGCTGGTAGAGCGAGGTTAAGACCCATTCTTATGACATCGATTGCACTCATCGCTGGTATGTTACCAGTTGCGATTGGGCTTAATGAAGCTTCGAAACAAAGGACAAGTATGGGAATCACTGTCATTGGTGGGTTGATTTCATCAACGATTTTGACTTTGTATGTGATTCCGGCTGTATACCAATACATTACTCGTTTGATTGAATCTTTTAGTAAAAAAAAGAAGTGA
- a CDS encoding TetR/AcrR family transcriptional regulator codes for MQIRILEKVEELFFKYGYSKTKMEEIASSLKISRKTLYKYYSNKQDLMEVYMEYKQDKIRNVISEIANDETLTAVQKFSKMHRSLVEESPYMMQDLFIREISEMFPHKMEQFKKRRQKEIPESIGKIFQMAKLKGELRDGFMPEVAVHLFLSSIEMILNNKDSITVPLNIHEFQLEVVNVIFYGVLKR; via the coding sequence GTGCAAATTAGAATATTAGAGAAAGTTGAAGAATTATTTTTTAAATATGGGTATTCAAAAACTAAAATGGAGGAGATTGCCAGTTCATTAAAGATCAGTCGAAAAACCTTATATAAATATTATTCTAATAAACAAGATCTTATGGAAGTTTATATGGAATATAAACAAGATAAGATTCGAAATGTAATTTCGGAGATTGCAAATGATGAAACTCTGACAGCTGTCCAAAAATTTTCTAAAATGCATCGGTCGTTAGTGGAGGAATCCCCATATATGATGCAGGATTTGTTTATTCGAGAAATTTCAGAAATGTTCCCCCATAAGATGGAGCAATTTAAAAAACGAAGACAAAAAGAAATTCCTGAATCGATTGGAAAAATATTCCAAATGGCAAAGCTAAAAGGAGAACTTCGGGATGGATTTATGCCCGAAGTTGCTGTTCATTTGTTTCTTTCTTCGATCGAAATGATTCTGAATAACAAAGATTCCATTACAGTCCCTTTGAATATCCATGAGTTTCAATTGGAAGTAGTGAATGTGATTTTCTATGGGGTATTGAAGAGATAA
- a CDS encoding nuclear transport factor 2 family protein, translated as MINQTKLETDEESLKRDFISLMKKIDERKIEEVESGFHTDYTDSVSIKGSASVFSSNKTKYLESLKEGKIGGVERSVSIHSIDFLDSFGFVKADLESPVMKFRSIYTFYLDQGAWKIIKAVVVAEKK; from the coding sequence ATGATAAACCAAACTAAGTTAGAAACGGATGAGGAATCTTTGAAGAGAGACTTTATTTCTCTTATGAAGAAGATTGATGAAAGGAAAATTGAAGAAGTAGAGTCGGGATTTCATACCGATTACACCGATAGTGTTTCCATCAAGGGAAGTGCTTCTGTATTCAGTTCCAATAAAACAAAATACCTTGAGTCTTTGAAGGAAGGAAAAATTGGTGGGGTGGAAAGATCGGTTTCGATCCATTCGATTGATTTTTTAGATTCGTTCGGATTTGTAAAAGCGGATTTGGAGAGCCCGGTTATGAAATTCCGATCCATCTATACTTTCTACTTGGATCAGGGCGCGTGGAAAATCATTAAAGCCGTAGTGGTTGCCGAAAAGAAATAA
- a CDS encoding TolC family protein — protein sequence MFPKQMIDNQSSSPSLPILVMAFAFFATFGSLSAKEPAKSNAMRMDDILRMAWENQVSLQTLKLQLKTTNYDWEKANGAYAWTAEAKGTAKNTTNFNLPQYAIQGTKITDNTLQAGINKKFTTGTSLGVSVMDNRFETNAGKTQSSAGFSSFAQPSYHFATVGISISQDLLKNFFGYQDRLKLASARRSSSIQRLNTLDSLSKSLVNSLIEFWNLSLSEEVLETNNSLLGNAKLIRDIYSKKANFGFDATGDIHQWNSIVLSATSAVKNSELERNKNRRDLLASLGKEPEESFSFLPVLNEEKIEVTSDYEEEVLVALEKRYDVRAAQLQLKNSEDNLKSADNGLLPKFSVGGTYNFKNYDQQFPQDFYGILGGRFNQNTAEFKMEYPLGNEIAEAEYKKAEADKRQAQLEWTETQNKVRADLLSKRENLTVSYELFLEAKKNKGESKLFYDKALSAFRNGRGTSLILRNAMDAYVRSQSNYSQTLVTYNISIVQYEISKGTFFEKYSIDPEQLALLNTEENQ from the coding sequence ATGTTTCCAAAGCAAATGATCGACAACCAATCATCGTCTCCTTCGCTCCCCATTTTGGTGATGGCCTTCGCCTTTTTCGCCACTTTTGGGTCACTTTCGGCCAAGGAGCCGGCCAAAAGTAATGCCATGCGCATGGATGACATCCTTAGGATGGCCTGGGAAAACCAAGTCAGTCTACAGACATTGAAGCTGCAGCTTAAAACGACCAATTACGATTGGGAGAAAGCCAACGGTGCTTATGCCTGGACAGCGGAGGCAAAAGGGACAGCGAAGAACACAACAAACTTCAACCTTCCACAATATGCCATCCAAGGAACAAAAATTACAGATAACACGCTACAGGCGGGAATTAATAAAAAGTTCACTACGGGGACTTCGCTCGGAGTTTCTGTCATGGACAATCGGTTTGAAACGAATGCTGGTAAAACACAGAGTTCCGCTGGATTCTCGAGTTTTGCCCAACCTTCTTATCATTTTGCTACGGTTGGAATTAGTATCAGTCAGGATCTTTTGAAGAACTTTTTTGGATACCAAGATCGTTTGAAGTTAGCGTCTGCTAGACGTTCATCATCCATTCAAAGATTGAATACTCTTGATTCTTTGTCCAAAAGTTTAGTAAACTCATTGATCGAATTTTGGAATTTGAGTTTGTCCGAAGAAGTTTTAGAAACCAATAACTCTTTACTTGGAAATGCAAAGTTAATCCGAGATATTTATTCTAAAAAAGCAAACTTTGGATTTGATGCTACTGGAGATATTCACCAATGGAATTCCATCGTTCTTTCTGCAACGAGTGCTGTTAAAAATTCTGAATTAGAACGAAATAAAAATAGAAGGGACTTGTTGGCTTCGTTAGGAAAAGAACCTGAAGAAAGTTTTTCATTTTTGCCGGTTCTCAATGAAGAAAAAATAGAAGTAACTAGTGATTATGAAGAGGAAGTTTTGGTAGCACTTGAGAAACGGTATGATGTTCGTGCGGCTCAGTTGCAATTAAAGAATTCTGAAGATAATTTGAAGTCAGCAGACAACGGTTTGTTGCCAAAGTTTTCAGTGGGAGGAACTTATAATTTTAAAAATTATGACCAACAATTTCCTCAAGATTTTTATGGAATCCTTGGCGGAAGATTCAACCAAAACACCGCTGAGTTTAAAATGGAATATCCATTGGGAAATGAAATTGCAGAAGCAGAATATAAAAAAGCGGAAGCAGATAAAAGACAAGCTCAATTAGAATGGACAGAAACACAAAATAAGGTAAGAGCCGACTTACTTTCCAAAAGAGAAAATTTGACAGTCAGTTACGAACTTTTTTTAGAAGCAAAGAAAAATAAAGGGGAAAGTAAACTGTTTTATGATAAGGCCTTGTCCGCTTTTAGAAACGGAAGAGGAACATCTCTGATTCTAAGAAATGCAATGGACGCTTATGTTAGATCTCAATCTAATTATTCGCAAACATTGGTTACTTACAATATTTCAATTGTTCAGTATGAAATTTCAAAAGGGACATTTTTTGAAAAATATTCTATTGATCCTGAACAGCTAGCATTACTAAACACAGAGGAAAACCAATGA
- a CDS encoding cysteine rich repeat-containing protein, with translation MKRLLFILIFCFNIGLLAETKPIYEICQPEIATYCQGVKPTKARILQCLKERGKNLSPACESAESSLSESMKAKSQGFCKDDVSEYCRWIIPGGGRILKCLFENETKISNQCKVVLNET, from the coding sequence ATGAAACGATTGTTATTCATTCTTATTTTTTGTTTTAATATTGGCTTATTGGCAGAGACAAAACCTATTTATGAAATTTGCCAGCCAGAGATTGCAACCTATTGCCAAGGTGTAAAACCAACCAAAGCCAGGATTTTACAATGTTTGAAAGAACGTGGAAAAAATCTCTCGCCAGCCTGTGAATCGGCAGAGAGTTCGCTTTCCGAATCAATGAAAGCTAAATCACAAGGATTCTGTAAAGACGATGTGAGTGAATATTGTCGTTGGATCATTCCTGGCGGTGGCCGAATCTTAAAATGTCTTTTTGAAAATGAAACAAAAATTTCAAATCAATGTAAGGTTGTCTTAAACGAAACATGA